ATGATAAAGCGGAGATGTCCATCGAACCGACCTATTGCCCTTCATGTGCCAAAGACTTTCACCGGCTCGGCATTGACATCGGCATAGACCTTGACAAGCTGTGATGCATCAGCAACCGGGCTCGAGATGCACCGTTTCAAAAGACCCCCGGCTCGCCTCTTCATCAATGTCGCTATGGAATTACACCCCCTGTATCGAAACCCCTTGAAACCAATAAGGAGAAAAGGCCGATGCGAAAACATGCCATACTGCTGGTAGACGACGAGCCGATCATTACCACCTTGACAGGAAGTGATCTTGAGGAAAAAGGGTATCGCGTGACCACGGCCGGCAGCGGCGAAAAGGCCATCGAATGCCTGAACAGGTCCTCCTTTGATCTGGTGATCACAGATTTGATCATGACGCCCGTCAACGGCATCGCTGTCCTGAGGAGGGCAAAAGAGATCGACCCCGACACAGCGGTCATCATCCTTACGGGATTCGGCAATATGACCTCCGCGATTGATGCCCTGCGCTTTGATGCCGATGATTACCTGCTGAAGCCTTGCGAACCTGAAGAGATATTTTTCAGGGTGTCTCGCTGTTTGGAGAAACTGGAACTCAAACGGAAGATCAAGGTTTATGAAAACATATTGCCCGTTTGCTGCGTGTGCAAGAAAATAAGAGACGACAGCGGCCGGGAACCCGGTACAGGGGCGTGGATGGCCATAGAGGACTATATGCTCCACAAAGCAAGGGTGGCCGTTACACCCACCTATTGTCCCGGGTGCCTGAAAAAGGCAACAGAGGAGATGGACCAACAGATCAAATGCCCTGGGCCGTGAATTTCAGTGAGGCAGCCGAGCTCCATTAAAGATGTCGATAGAATCCAGAAGGAGCCATGTACCGGAAAAGCCCTGCTGAAAGCGATAGCGACTACCAAAGAGGCAGGCCTGCTCGGCGAGATGGGTGTCAAGAAGCTAGACGGTTATCAGGACTAATATCGTATCGGACTGTAAAAATATATTTAGTGTCTGAACGGAAACCCAGAAAATCAAGAAACAGTGAAATATGAAAATCGTTTATGTTAATTTAAATTATGTTCAATCAATTTATGTCTTCTGTAATGAAAATCCCTGTTTCAGCCTCCGGCCTTGCCATATCCGCTTTCCTCTGTTTCGGTCTTCTGATGCTTGTCTCAGGCTGCAGCCCCGTCGAGATCAGAGCGGACTACCTGCAGACAGGGTTTGATTATCACAACCTTGGCTATACCGCCCTCCCTGAAAGCTCGCCCTTGAATAAGACCATGGCGATAAAAAACCTCCGGATTAACATCGTGGGCCGGGAGGATCAATATCAGCCCAGGAGAATCACTTATGATAACGACTCCCCGGGCCAGCCTATGGAACCAAGTCATGAGATTTGGGTGGTCGGCAAGAAACTCAAAGGAAAGATTATCCTCAACCAGGTGGTTCTGGGAAACGAGCTGAAGCACCTGATGCATTCGATCGATTCTGAAGTGGCCTGTCCCTGCAATATAGAGGACTTGGAGGCATGCGTGGCCACTCATCCACCGGAGCGATGCAAACAACTCCCATAATTTATAAAGCAGTTGGATACCCCCTTTTTCTGGGCGTTTGTCTCTTGGTCTGTGCCTGTGCCGGGGATCCCATATCAACGGAATACCGGAAGATCGGTGCCGAATACCATGAGAAATGGTTCCAGGCCCTGCCGGAGACCCCTGATCTGCATACTGTGGTCGAGATAAAGGAATTGACCCTCCACATGGTTTCCGACCGGAAAGATTTTGACTGGGAAAAGGCCAGGGATAAAGAAAAGGGGATTGCCGCATATGCCAATACCAAGAATCAGATCGGCATCCTTGGAAAGAAAATCGGAGGGACGATCATCGTGAACCAGATGGTGCTGGGGCACGAGTTCAAACACATCTTGAATTTTGCCAATCCCGACATTGTAGACCCCCATGACAGGGCTACCATGGAATTCTGTATAGGAAAAGAACTGGAAGGCCTCTGCAAATAGACCGGACCTGCCTCGCCTGTTCACGATCGGATTGTGCCTTCGCGGTTCGTGAGGAGCCGGCATGACCTCCTGCCGGATACTGTTGAGACCAGCTTCTTTCTTTCCCCTGCTAATGAGGTAATAACGTGGCAGAAGATCAGATAGTCGAACTGGTTCAGACGAAAATTTATTCAATTCGCAACCAAAAAGTAATGCTGGACCGTGACATCGCCGAACTTTATGGGGTTGAGACAAAGCGTGTTAACGAGGCAGTCAGGAATAATGCGGACAAATTCCCAGAGGACTTTTATTTTGAGCTGGATGTGAACGAGCAGGATCTTCTAAGGTCGAAACTTTCTACCTTCCCCCGCTGCTTCCCCTTTCAGTTTCCTGATAATTATTTTGTCCTAAATTATTTTGACAATTCACAAATCAAGATGTGATCCAGGGGCTTAAATAAAGAAAGAATAATCGAAACGCATAAAATCATAGACGTCCCCATTATTCCTCGCCGGACCGATGAAACTTACTTTTTTACCAGCGTCCCGAAGCCTCATTAGATAAGGAAAGAGTGATCGCCCGA
The Deltaproteobacteria bacterium genome window above contains:
- a CDS encoding response regulator → MRKHAILLVDDEPIITTLTGSDLEEKGYRVTTAGSGEKAIECLNRSSFDLVITDLIMTPVNGIAVLRRAKEIDPDTAVIILTGFGNMTSAIDALRFDADDYLLKPCEPEEIFFRVSRCLEKLELKRKIKVYENILPVCCVCKKIRDDSGREPGTGAWMAIEDYMLHKARVAVTPTYCPGCLKKATEEMDQQIKCPGP
- a CDS encoding ORF6N domain-containing protein, giving the protein MAEDQIVELVQTKIYSIRNQKVMLDRDIAELYGVETKRVNEAVRNNADKFPEDFYFELDVNEQDLLRSKLSTFPRCFPFQFPDNYFVLNYFDNSQIKM